The genomic window TTTCATCAATACGGGTATGCAAGCCTAACGTTAAGCCATAACCTGAGTCATTAATTTGTTTGATCAGTTGATCTAATTGATGCCGTTTAAAGCGCAAAACATGCAGTACTGGGCCAAAAATCTCCTTTTTTAGTTCGGCAAAATGGTCGATTTCAATTAAGGTAGGGCGGACAAAAGTGCCTTGTTGCCATTGATTATTATCCGCTTGACTAGCTTGTTCAGCCTGATAAATCCGTTTACCCGCTTGGCGCATTTTTTCAATATGTTGTTCAATATTCTGTTTTGCTTCGCGATCAATGACTGGGCCAATATCCGTCTCTAGCAGAGTCGGATCACCGATCCGGTATTCGGCCATCGCACCGGTTAACATAGTTAGCGTGCGTTCGGCGATTTCTTCTTGCAGGCAAAGAATACGCAAGGCAGAGCAGCGTTGGCCGGCACTATCGAAGGCTGAGATGATAACATCATTGACAACTTGTTCAGTCAGAGCGGATGAATCAACGATCATGGCATTTAAACCACCGGTTTCAGCAATCAGTGGAATGGGCTGTTGCTGCGCATTGAGTCGATTGGCAAGATTGCGCTGGATCAGTTTGGCCACACAGGTTGAACCGGTAAACAGCACACCTGCTGTGCGTTGGTCATTAATCAATTTTGTGCCCACTTGCTCGCCTTGGCCAGGCAGCAACTGGAGAACATCACGTGGTATACCTGCTTGATGCAACAATTCGACGCCTAGTATCGCGATAATGGGTGTTTGTTCGGCCGGTTTGGCCAGTACGCTATTACCGCTAGCTAAAGCTGCAGCAATTTGACCACTAAAAATAGCCAGCGGAAAATTCCATGGACTAATGCAAACCATCACACCCAGTGGAGAATAAGTTTCATTATTGAAATTTTCACTGATCTGCTCAGCGTAATAACGCAGAAAATCAATGGCTTCGCGCACTTCAGCAATGGCATTACTATAGGTCTTGCCCGCTTCACGGATCAATACACCGATTAAACGGGAAAATTGCTGCTCCATTAGGCTAGCCGCTTGTTGCAAAATCGCCGCTCGTTGCTCGACGGGTACTGTCGCCCAACGAGTAGCAGCCCTAGTGGCCACTTCCAGTGCATGCTCTACGTCGGACATAGTCGCTTCCTGAACATAGCCGACGATATCGCTATGATTGGCCGGATTAGTGATCGGCCGCCGGGCTGAAATTTCATACTGTGAATGATGTTGACCGCCGAGTAAAGGTGTAACCTGATAACAGCTTGGAGTGGCTAGTAAAGTCTGCGACAGGGCCGCTAGGTGATGCTCATTGGTTAGATCAATACCAATCGCATTAAGGCGCTTTTGGCCATAGAGTACGCGAGGCAGCGGGATTTGTGGGTGTGGTAAACCCAGTTGGCCTTCTGTTTCAGCCGCTGATAGCACCTCTTGCACTGGATCGGTAAGCAATTTATCTAATAGGATCTGATGATCGGCAATCCGATTAACAAAAGAGGTATTAGCGCCATTTTCCAGTAAGCGACGCACCAGATAAGCCAGTAAGGTTTCATGGCTACCAACCGGGGCATAGATCCGGCAGGGACGATTAAGTTTCCCCTCAGCGATGGAGCCGACAACTTGCTGATAGAGTGATTCGCCCATGCCATGTAGACATTGAAATTCATATTGCCCCGGATAATAATTTTCACCAGCCATATAATAAATACTGGCTAAGGTATGGGCATTATGAGTGGCAAATTGCGGATAAATTAAATTAGGTACTGACAGCAGTTTACGGGCACAAGCCAGATAGCTGACGTCAGTATAAATTTTTCTGCTAAAAACGGGGTAGCCTTCAAGACCATCTATTTGCGCGCGTTTAATTTCACTATCCCAATAAGCGCCTTTTACCAAACGGATCATTAAACGGTGCTGACTGCGTTGCGCTAAATCGATAATTTCGTCGATAACATACGCACAGCGCTTCTGATAGGCCTGAATAACAAAGCCAATGCCATTCCAGCCAGCCAGTTGCGGCTCGAAGCACAGTTTTTTCAGTAAATCGAGGGAAATTTCTAGCCTATCAGCCTCTTCAGCATCAATATTAATGCCGATATCATAATGGCGTGCTTGTAAAGTTAATGTTAATAGACGAGGATAAAGTTCATCCATCACACGCTGATATTGTGCGCGACAATAGCGCGGATGTAGCGCCGACAGTTTGATGGAAATGCCAGCACTGGTATAAATGCTTTTGCCGCTGGAAGCCTTACCAATTGCATCAATTGCTTGTTGATAAGCGGCCATATAGGTTTTAGCATCTTCAGCAGTTAGGGCGGCTTCACCTAACATATCATAAGAGTAGCTAAAGCCTTTATTTTCCATTTTTTGGGCATTACTGAGTGCTTGTGTGATGGTTTCACCAGTGACAAATTGCTCACCCATTAGTCGCATTGCCATATTCACAGCTTGACGAATAATGGGTTCACCACTTTTACTAATGATTCGTTTAAGGGCACTAGCCAGTTTAGTTTCATTATGGCTGGCAACTAATTTACCGGTAAATAGCAAACCCCAAGTAGCGGCATTAACAAATAATGACGAACTTTGTCCAATATGTGACTGCCAGTCACCACCACTAATTTTGTCGCGGATTAAGCTATCACGGGTCGATTTATCCGGGATCCGCAGCAGTGCTTCCGCCAGACACATAAGTGCAATTCCTTCTTGCGAGGAGAGAGCAAACTGTTGTAATAGGCTCTGTACTAAACCAGCGCGGCCAAGACTACTTTTTTGTTCGCGTAGATTTTTAGCTAGTTGATAGGCCAGTTGATAAACCGCTTCGGTTTCAGCTAGCTGGGCTTGTTGTAGTAATGGCGGTAATAGCTGTGTTTCAGGTAATCGATAAGCTGCTGTAATTGCCGAGCGTTTGGCTGATTGCGGTAAAATATGCGCGGCGAAATTTATAAAAAGGGGATGATCAGTTTTAGCGCATATCGAGGGTTCGCTGGATAAGTTTACTTTTTCATTAACTTTGGTAGCCGGGAATTGAACCATAGTTTCCTCATTATCAAAGTGTCTAAGATAATTAAATGTTGCCTGTCCTGTTCACTAAGCGATGTAAAATCCAGGCGTTGTAAGGTTTTTTGCTACCTTCTCTGATTACTTTATCAACAGTAAGAATAACTGCAATTATCGTGCGGCTCATTCTTACTGTAGATAATTGTTAGAAGTCGGTAATTTAACAATATCCTTTATGTTTTAATTTGGTGCAATATTGTTAACTGATGAAAGTGTTAGAAATGTGAAATAAATCTATTTTTGTATTAATTAAAATAGATTTTATTATAAGTATTGTTATATCTTTCTGAAACATAAATAAATAAAAAAAGATTAAAGCAAATAATAAAATAATTATTTTATTAAAATATAACCAAATAAATTAACATTTGTGACTTATTCGTTGTTTATGGGAATAAAACGATGGAATTTGTATTGTTTGATAGTTCATCAATTAAGTTGAACACATTTTTATCCAAAATTAAATTTCAGGATGGATAGGAAAATAAAAAGTCAGTTTATGTGTTAATAGTGAGTTTAATTTATGTTAATGCTAAATGATAGCCAATATGCCTGCAAACTGACTAAAACTAAAAAAAGAGAAAAACGATGGAGAGGGACAGATGATATTAAGCTACCCAATGATAACTATGTTTGTGGTTTATATTTTTGTTATGTTACTAATTGGTTTTTGCGCTTATCGTTCGACAACGAGTTTTGATGATTATATTTTAGGCGGACGTCGTTTAGGTGGGGTAGTAACCGCGCTTTCTGCTGGCGCATCGGATATGAGTGGTTGGTTATTAATGGGCTTACCCGGTGCGATTTTTCTAAGTGGTATAGCGGAAAGTTGGATTGCTATCGGATTATCATTAGGTGCTTATTTAAACTGGCGATTAGTTGCTGGGCGATTACGCATTCAAACCGAAAATAATCATAACTCCCTGACATTACCAGACTATTTTACCAGCCGTTTTGAAGATAAAAGTAAAATATTACGTATCGTTTCGGCTTTGGTGATCCTAATTTTTTTTACTATCTATTGTGCTTCCGGTGTCGTTGCCGGTGGACTACTGTTTGAAAATACTTTTGGCATTAGCTATCAACAAGCGATGTGGTTAGGTGCATTAGCCACGATAATATATACTTTTTTGGGTGGTTTTTTAGCGGTCAGTTGGACCGATACGGTACAAGCTACTCTGATGATTTTTGCCTTGTTATTAACCCCGCTGATGGTGATTTTTGCTGTCGGTGGTTTGGACAGCGCAGTAACACTAATTAACAATAAAGATCCGGCTTACCTAGATATGTTTAAAGGATTAAATTTTGTCGCCATTATTTCTTTACTAGGATGGGGGTTAGGTTATTTCGGCCAACCGCATATATTGGCACGTTTTATGGCCGCCGATTCAGCGCAAACTATCAACCAGGCACGACGTATTAGTATGACCTGGATGATACTCTGTTTAGCGGGTACGATTGCCGTTGGTTTTTTTGGTATTGCTTATTTTGATCTGCATCCCGCCGTTGCCGGCGCGGTTATAGCCAATCCGGAACGGATATTTATGGAATTAGCCACTATTTTATTTAATCCTTGGCTGGCCGGGATATTGCTATCCGCCATTTTGGCGGCCGTGATGAGCACCTTGAGTTGTCAATTATTAGTGTGTGCTAGTGCACTAACTGAAGATCTGTATAAACCCTTTATCAGACCAAAGGCCAGTCAACGTGAGTTAGTTTGGATTGGTCGTGCGATGGTGTTAGTTGTGGCGGCAATGGCTATTTTTATTGCTCGTGATCCCAATAATAGAGTGTTAGTTTTGGTTAGCAACGCCTGGGCGGGTTTTGGCGCGGCCTTTGGCCCGGTTATCTTAATTTCAGTGTTGTGGCAACGCATGAATCGCTACGGTGCCTTAGCGGGTATGTTGGTCGGCGCTTTAACGGTGTTAATTTGGATGCAATATAAGTGGTTTGGTTTGTATGAAATTATTCCCGGTTTTATTTTTGCTTCAATCGCCATTGTGATCGGTAGCTTGTTAACTGCTGCTCCTAGTCAAAGTGCAGTTAAACGTTTCATTAATGCGGAGGCAGAGTATAAGGCCAGTCAATAACTAGCCGCGACTGCTGATTATGCTTTAAGCTAAGATTTATCCGCTATTAAGTTTAGTCAATTATTTTTATTAACTAAATCACCAATTAATTTAGCAGCTCGGGCGCAATGGCGTTTTAACCTACAGAAGTCTTACAAATTAATTCTAATATGGTGGTTTTATTCAAACCACCATTTTTCGTTTGATTAGTGCGCCGGTTTCCGTTTTTTAGCGATTTGATAACCAATAAATAACATAACAAACCAAACCGGTACTGCCAACAGCGCCTGGCGAGTATCTGGTTCGAAGGTCAGCAATATTAAAGCAAAAACAAAAAATAACAGACAGACCCAAGACATAAAGATCCCGGCTGGCATTTTATAAATCGAAGTTTGATGTCGATCAGGCTGTTTTTTGCGATAAGCCAAATAAGCGCACAGGATCATACTCCAGATAAACATAAAAAGAATGGCTGCAACGGTAGTAATAAGGACAAAAACACGCATAACATCGGGAATAAAGTAGATCAATACCACAGCTAAGATGAGACAGCAGCAGGTAAAATATAATCCCTTAACCGGTACCGATTGGTTCGATAATTGACTAAATTGCCTGGGGGCATTTGCTTCCTTGGCTAGGCCAAATAACATACGGCTGGTGGAAAAGACGCCACTATTAGTCGAGGAAGCAGCTGAAGTTAGCACCACAAAGTTGACAATACTCGCGGCGGCCGGCACCCCAATTAGAACAAAAAGCTCAACGAATGGGCTTTTATCGGCAGCAATCTCACGCCAGGGCGTGACCGACATAATAACCACTAAAGAAAGAACATAAAAGGCGATGAATCTAAATGGAATGGCATTAATCGCTTTTGGCAACACACGATTTGGATCCCGCGTTTCAGCGGCGGTGGCGCCAACAATTTCAATACCCACAAAAGAGAAGATCGCTAATTGGAAACCGGCAAAAAAACCGTTAATACCCATAGGAAAGATGCCATCATTCCAAAGGTGGCTAAAGGAAGCAATATGTCCGCTAGGTGTTTTGAAGCCGATGATGACTAATACTAAGCCAATCAGAATAAGAAAAATAATGGCAATAATTTTGATAATAGCAAACCAAAATTCTGTTTCACCAAATAAGGACACTGAGACTAAATTAAGGGTTAATAACATCAGTATACAAAGTAATGAGGTCAGCCAGGGCGGAAAATCAGGTGCCCAGTAGCCAATATAGGCAGTAATAGCAACAATTTCTGCAATAGCAGTGATCACCCAACAAAACCAATAAGTCCAACCAACGCAAAAGCCGGCCCATGATCCTAATAGTTCAGCACAAAAATCACTAAAGGATTTATATTTTAAATTTGAAAGCAGTAATTCCCCCATGGCGCGCATCACGAAAAACAAGACTAACCCAATAATTAAATAAATAATTATAAGGGATGGGCCAGCTAAAGAAATGGCTTTGCCTGAGCCCATAAATAATCCGGTTCCTATGGCACCACCAATAGCGATCAATTGAATGTGGCGATTTTGTAAACCTCGCTTGAGTTGTCCTTGATCTATGTTTACTGTCGATGATAATGGTTTGTCATTCATAGATTGTCCAATGTTGTGTTATTTTATTCAGGCAGGATTAACTGATTACCATTTTTTAAACATATCATTATTTAACTTAAGGTGACACAATTATAGCAACAATAGAGGTAATATTTGATTTAATTAAATGATTATTAAATCATTGATGGTGAATATTTTATATTTAATCATAAAGCTATTTTGTATAAATAATTTTATTTTAATGATAAGAAAAATAACCGATCTTTTATCAACTAATTCCACTAATTGAAAATTGATATGATTTTTTTTCATTAACTATCAATATGATATAATTATTTTTATTTTATCGGCAATTATATTTTAACAAAAGATGTTTAGCAATTGTTATTGCATTCATTTATTCTATTTAGCACTATTTTTTACTAACGAAAACAATTTAATTTTATCGATATCATACAACTTTCTTTATTCGTTATATCCTGATATATATAACGATAAAATAATGAAAAAGGTATTAATGATGAAAAAATATATTGCTAAATTAGTGACAGCAATGGCACTTTTTTGTTTGGTCAGTGGATCAAATTGGGCAGCGGAGAATAAAGTGACCGTTTTTGCTGCCGCCTCATTAACCAATGCATTAAATGATATCGTAACGCAATATGAAAAAGATCATAACATTAAAATTATTGCTGCTTATGCTTCATCTTCAACCTTAGCCAGACAAATTGAACAGGGAGCTCCTGCGGATATTTTTATCTCTGCCGATCAGCAGTGGATGGATTATGTGCAACAAAAACAACTTATTGCTAATGCTAGTCGCTATACTTTGTTAGGCAATAATTTAGTCCTTATCGCACCAATAAATTCAAAATTAAAGCGGGTTACTATTAGCAAAAATACTGACTGGCGCCAATTGGCCAATGGTGAACGAATTGCTGTTGGTGACCCTGATCATGTGCCGGTGGGTATCTATGCTAAACAGGCATTAATGGCGTTAGGCGCCTGGAAAACCGTTGAGACTATGTTAGCCAGAACCAATAATGTCCGTAGTGGCATGGCATTGGTTGAGCTGAATGAAGCACCGTTAGGCATTGTGTATGGCTCTGATGCCGGGGTGAGTAAAAAGGTGAAAGTGGTTGGCATGTTCCCAACCAGCAGTTATAAAGCCATCGAATATCCAATGGCAATCGTCAAAAATCAGCAAACTACTAAAGTTAACGATTTTTTTGCTTATTTAAAAACACCGGTGGCGGCAGCAATATTTAAACATTATGGTTTTAATCCATTATAGGAAATTGATTTTTGCACATGTTAAGTGAATATGAGTGGCAAGCTATTATTCTGAGTTTAAAAGTATCGAGTGTTGCCGTATTGGTGAGTTTGCCTTTAGGCATATTAATGGCCTGGATATTGGTGCGCTGCCATTTTCCCGGCAAAACATTACTCGATAGTCTGATCCATTTACCTTTAGTATTACCGCCGGTAGTGGTAGGTTATCTACTTTTGCTATCATTTGGTCGCCATGGGGTCATTGGTGCATCGCTATATAATTGGTTTGGATTTAGTTTTACATTCAGTTGGCGAGGTGCTGCTTTAGCTTCCGCCATAATCGCCTTTCCATTGATGGTTAGAGCGATAAGGTTAGCATTAGAAGGCGTCGATCAACGCCTTGAGCAAGCAGCTCGAACATTGGGCGCTAATCCATGGCGGGTTTTTTTTACCATTACCTTACCATTAATCGTACCGGGAATTATTGTTGGTATGGTTTTGGCTTTTGCTCGCTCTTTAGGTGAATTTGGTGCCACGATTACCTTTGTGTCTAATATTCCAGGTGAAACAAGAACCATTCCATTAGCCATGTATACGCTGATTGAAACGCCAGGCGCGGAAATGGCCGCTGCTCGTTTATGTATTATTGCTATCATTTTAGCCTTACTATCGTTACTCCTGTCTGAATGGTTAACTCGTTGTGGCAGAAAACGTTTGGGGGCAATATGTTAGCGTTGCGTCTTCAACAACAGCTAGGCGATTTGTCTATCAATGTTGATACCCTACTTTCAACGCAAGGGATCACCGCCATCTTTGGTGTTTCCGGTGTTGGTAAAACATCCTTGATCAACTTAATAGGTGGGCTCACCAGACCCGATAAAGGACAAATTATCTTTAATGATCGCGTTTTAGTTGATACGGATAAAGGGCTATTTGTACCAGCGGAAATGCGTAGAATGGGCTATGTTTTTCAAGATGCGCGCCTTTTTCCACATTATAGCGTCAAAGGTAATCTGCAATACGGTATGGCCAGAGCAATGCAATCACATTTTGATGATATTGTTCAGTTGCTAGGTATTGAAACATTATTGCCGCGCTTGCCTGCTATGTTGTCAGGTGGCGAAAAACAACGAGTTGCTATTGGCCGCGCATTATTAACCGCGCCTGAATTATTATTAATGGATGAGCCGTTGGCTTCGTTAGATTTACCTCGCAAAAGGGAGTTACTTCCCTATTTGGAAAAGTTATCGCAAGATATCCAAATTCCTATTCTCTATGTCAGTCATAATCTTGATGAAATAGTCCGGCTGGCTGATAATGTAATTGTTATGTCAGCGGGTAAAATTGAGGCTGTCGCGCCGTTAGCCGACATTTGGTCGAGTAGTATTTTACGCCCCTGGTTACAAGCTGATACATTAAGTAGTATCATAAATGTTAAGGTAATCGAGCATCATACCCTTTATGCTATGACATCGGTGGCGATATCGGATCAAGTGTTGTGGCTTCCCCAATTGCAATTTCAATTAGGTGAAGTGGTTCGCATCCGTATCGATGCCGCAGACGTCTCTTTAACATTAAATAAACCAACACAAACGACTATTCGTAATATATTAAGAGCGAAAGTCGTCGAGTGCATTGATGAGTCAGAGCAAGTGGATGTTAAGTTAGCAATAGATAGCCACTTTATCTGGGCAAGGATCACGCGCTGGGCAAAAGAGGAATTAGAAATAAAGCCGGATAAATGGGTTTATGCCCAAGTTAAGAGCCTATCGCTAGCTCGTCGGCTTTAAATCTGTTGATTAAGTGATGATTGTTAACAAAGGTTGTTGGCTAGTAGCATAAACAGCCTTATAGCACATATTTCTGTATCACTTCAGCAATTCCAGGTGCAGTATTTTGCTCGGTAATTATATCGGCATATTTTTTTACTTCATCACAACTATTACCCATTGCAACGCCGAGACCAGCGGCAGTTAGCATGCTGACATCGTTGAAATTATCACCAAAAGCGATGACCTCTTGCATCGTTAAGCCTTGTGATTCGACCCAACGTTGTAAACGCACACCTTTACTGTTACCTTTTTTAGCAATATCAACTTGATCAAACCATGACCACTCGCAAGCCAGCTCCAGTTCTTGCTGAATAGTTTGGCTAAAAACGCGTAATTTCTCGATATCCGGCGTACAA from Arsenophonus sp. aPb includes these protein-coding regions:
- the putP gene encoding sodium/proline symporter PutP — its product is MILSYPMITMFVVYIFVMLLIGFCAYRSTTSFDDYILGGRRLGGVVTALSAGASDMSGWLLMGLPGAIFLSGIAESWIAIGLSLGAYLNWRLVAGRLRIQTENNHNSLTLPDYFTSRFEDKSKILRIVSALVILIFFTIYCASGVVAGGLLFENTFGISYQQAMWLGALATIIYTFLGGFLAVSWTDTVQATLMIFALLLTPLMVIFAVGGLDSAVTLINNKDPAYLDMFKGLNFVAIISLLGWGLGYFGQPHILARFMAADSAQTINQARRISMTWMILCLAGTIAVGFFGIAYFDLHPAVAGAVIANPERIFMELATILFNPWLAGILLSAILAAVMSTLSCQLLVCASALTEDLYKPFIRPKASQRELVWIGRAMVLVVAAMAIFIARDPNNRVLVLVSNAWAGFGAAFGPVILISVLWQRMNRYGALAGMLVGALTVLIWMQYKWFGLYEIIPGFIFASIAIVIGSLLTAAPSQSAVKRFINAEAEYKASQ
- the cycA gene encoding D-serine/D-alanine/glycine transporter; its protein translation is MNDKPLSSTVNIDQGQLKRGLQNRHIQLIAIGGAIGTGLFMGSGKAISLAGPSLIIIYLIIGLVLFFVMRAMGELLLSNLKYKSFSDFCAELLGSWAGFCVGWTYWFCWVITAIAEIVAITAYIGYWAPDFPPWLTSLLCILMLLTLNLVSVSLFGETEFWFAIIKIIAIIFLILIGLVLVIIGFKTPSGHIASFSHLWNDGIFPMGINGFFAGFQLAIFSFVGIEIVGATAAETRDPNRVLPKAINAIPFRFIAFYVLSLVVIMSVTPWREIAADKSPFVELFVLIGVPAAASIVNFVVLTSAASSTNSGVFSTSRMLFGLAKEANAPRQFSQLSNQSVPVKGLYFTCCCLILAVVLIYFIPDVMRVFVLITTVAAILFMFIWSMILCAYLAYRKKQPDRHQTSIYKMPAGIFMSWVCLLFFVFALILLTFEPDTRQALLAVPVWFVMLFIGYQIAKKRKPAH
- the modA gene encoding molybdate ABC transporter substrate-binding protein, coding for MKKYIAKLVTAMALFCLVSGSNWAAENKVTVFAAASLTNALNDIVTQYEKDHNIKIIAAYASSSTLARQIEQGAPADIFISADQQWMDYVQQKQLIANASRYTLLGNNLVLIAPINSKLKRVTISKNTDWRQLANGERIAVGDPDHVPVGIYAKQALMALGAWKTVETMLARTNNVRSGMALVELNEAPLGIVYGSDAGVSKKVKVVGMFPTSSYKAIEYPMAIVKNQQTTKVNDFFAYLKTPVAAAIFKHYGFNPL
- the modB gene encoding molybdate ABC transporter permease subunit; the protein is MLSEYEWQAIILSLKVSSVAVLVSLPLGILMAWILVRCHFPGKTLLDSLIHLPLVLPPVVVGYLLLLSFGRHGVIGASLYNWFGFSFTFSWRGAALASAIIAFPLMVRAIRLALEGVDQRLEQAARTLGANPWRVFFTITLPLIVPGIIVGMVLAFARSLGEFGATITFVSNIPGETRTIPLAMYTLIETPGAEMAAARLCIIAIILALLSLLLSEWLTRCGRKRLGAIC
- the modC gene encoding molybdenum ABC transporter ATP-binding protein ModC, which translates into the protein MLALRLQQQLGDLSINVDTLLSTQGITAIFGVSGVGKTSLINLIGGLTRPDKGQIIFNDRVLVDTDKGLFVPAEMRRMGYVFQDARLFPHYSVKGNLQYGMARAMQSHFDDIVQLLGIETLLPRLPAMLSGGEKQRVAIGRALLTAPELLLMDEPLASLDLPRKRELLPYLEKLSQDIQIPILYVSHNLDEIVRLADNVIVMSAGKIEAVAPLADIWSSSILRPWLQADTLSSIINVKVIEHHTLYAMTSVAISDQVLWLPQLQFQLGEVVRIRIDAADVSLTLNKPTQTTIRNILRAKVVECIDESEQVDVKLAIDSHFIWARITRWAKEELEIKPDKWVYAQVKSLSLARRL